GCGCGGTATTCAGCGCGCCGGTGCCGGATCTTTCCTCCATGCTCCGGCCGCGGGGGCTCTGGAGGGTGACGAAGCGGAAGCGCTTCCCCGGATCATGCTCGGCCAGGAAGCGGATGCTGCGGCTGCACATCAGGCAGTCACCGTCGAATGCCACCACGAGGAAGTCATCTGTGCCCGAGCTCACGGGCGGAAGTTAGCACGATCCCGCCGCGAGGAAATCCTAGGCTGGTTCATCTGCTTCGGATTGGATGCATGGCGTGACGCCCAATCTCCACCACCTCGAGCTCTTCTATCATGTCGCGCGGAATGGCGGCATCACGGCGGCCTCGCGCAGCATGCCCTACGGCATCCAGCAGCCGGCCATCAGCGGGCAGATCACGCTGCTTGAGAATGACCTCGGCGTGCGTCTTTTCCAGCGGCGTCCCTTCAAGCTCACGCCGGAAGGCCGGGAGCTGTATGAATTCCTCGCGCCATTCTTCAGCGCGCTGCCGGACATGGCGGCAAAGGTGGCGGGGAAGGCATCACGCCGCCTGCGCCTGGCCGCCCCCGCGACCATCATCCGCCGTCACCTGCCGGACGTGCTCGCCTCGGTGCGCAAGGCACGGCCGGATCTGGAGCTGACGCTGGTGGATGCCGACCAGCGCGCCGCCTTTGGCCTGCTGGAGGCGGAGCAGGTGGATCTGGCGGTCTGCGAGCTGGAAGGCCGCGCGCCCGCCGGGATCAAGACCGAGGCGCTGATTTCCATGCCGCTGGTGCTGCTGCTGCCCGAGGCCTACCAGATCGCGCGCTCCGGCATGCACGGCATGGCCGTGGACCTCCCGCTGATCCGCCCACCCGCGGATACGGCGATGAGCCGTCTCTTTGCCAAGGGGCTTGCAAATGCCAAGCTGGAGTGGCCCTCGCGGATCGAGGTGAACTCGCTGGAGCTGGTCCACGCCTATGTCGCCGGTGGCTTCGGCGCCGGACTCAGCGTCAGGGCACCGGGCCTCGCCGCGCCAAAGGGCACGCGTGCCTGGCCCATCCCGGAGTGTCCAGAGCTCACCATCGCGGCCGCATGGCGGGGCAAGCTCTCGCCACTGGCGGAGCTGGTGCTCGTGGGTCTGCGGAAGCGGGCGAAGGCAGGCTGATCCCGGTCGGCCGGTCAATCGCGGCCAAACA
The Luteolibacter flavescens DNA segment above includes these coding regions:
- a CDS encoding LysR family transcriptional regulator encodes the protein MTPNLHHLELFYHVARNGGITAASRSMPYGIQQPAISGQITLLENDLGVRLFQRRPFKLTPEGRELYEFLAPFFSALPDMAAKVAGKASRRLRLAAPATIIRRHLPDVLASVRKARPDLELTLVDADQRAAFGLLEAEQVDLAVCELEGRAPAGIKTEALISMPLVLLLPEAYQIARSGMHGMAVDLPLIRPPADTAMSRLFAKGLANAKLEWPSRIEVNSLELVHAYVAGGFGAGLSVRAPGLAAPKGTRAWPIPECPELTIAAAWRGKLSPLAELVLVGLRKRAKAG